One Anopheles marshallii chromosome 3, idAnoMarsDA_429_01, whole genome shotgun sequence genomic region harbors:
- the LOC128712315 gene encoding protein abrupt, which translates to MRVRATDPRPCPKCGKIYRSAHTLRTHLEDKHTVCPGYRCVLCGTVAKSRNSLHSHMSRQHRGISTKDLPVLPMPSPFDPELASRLLAKAGVKISPAELRARASPTGTRRNDGMKLELRSGDGGEDFDDPEDLTMSQSSHSESQRRFHESMMGMSPTGFNHLNSTTITRVRPGEGTPKLGLDGLGRDGGNGNGGPGNGGPGGNGNGGNGMGGTDRHGGPGGPMNHMQSNTPTGSAILDTYLQFITENAFGMSGMTQEQAAAAALQAAKIAHLKTLGHNLDQLPPGFLPPQLDLAKLTSNNNQNNPDLSSLAKLQSSPNVTIEPTGTGNRGNETDRLLQTSNHQKLLALAASSAGGGNNPGNHGLNNNNSILNSDAIRRGGSSEPMDLGLEGTGAHDDDGNSSADERNYSDDESIATH; encoded by the exons ATGCGCGTCCGTGCCACCGATCCCCGGCCCTGTCCGAAGTGTGGCAAGATCTACCGTTCGGCTCACACGTTGCGTACCCATCTGGAGGACAAGCACACGGTCTGTCCCGGGTATCGGTGCGTGCTGTGCGGTACGGTTGCCAAATCCCGCAACTCGCTCCATTCGCACATGTCCCGCCAGCACCGTGGCATCTCGACCAAGGATCTTCCGGTGCTGCCGATGCCGAGCCCGTTCGATCCGGAGCTGGCATCCCGTTTGCTGGCCAAGGCGGGTGTGAAGATTTCGCCGGCCGAATTGCGTGCCCGTGCCTCGCCGACCGGCACGCGACGCAACGATGGTATGAAGCTGGAGCTACGATCTGGGGATGGTGGTGAAGATTTTGACGATCCGGAAGATTTGACAATGTCCCAGAGCAGTCACAGTGAATCGCAGCGACGCTTCCACGAGAGCATGATGGGGATGTCACCGACTG GTTTCAACCATTTGAACTCAACCACTATTACACGTGTACGACCAGGAGAAGGAACGCCCAAGCTCGGTTTGGATGGACTGGGACGTGACGGTGGTAATGGAAATGGTGGACCTGGCAATGGAGGCCCCGGTGGCAACGGGAACGGAGGCAACGGAATGGGTGGAACGGATCGCCACGGAGGTCCCGGCGGCCCAATGAACCACATGCAGTCGAATACCCCGACCGGATCGGCCATTTTGGACACGTATTTGCAATTCATTACCGAGAATGCATTTG GTATGAGCGGTATGACCCAAGAGCAGGCGGCCGCCGCAGCACTGCAGGCAGCGAAGATTGCACACCTCAAAACGCTCGGTCACAATCTCGATCAGCTACCACCGGGCTTTCTGCCACCGCAGCTCGATTTAGCCAAGCtgaccagcaacaacaaccagaaCAATCCGGACCTATCGTCGCTGGCAAAGCTGCAGTCCTCGCCGAACGTGACGATCGAACCGACCGGCACGGGGAACCGCGGCAACGAAACCGATCGTCTCCTCCAAACGAGTAACCATCAAAAGTTGCTAGCACTCGCCGCCAGCAGTGCCGGCGGTGGTAATAACCCGGGCAACCACGgtttaaacaacaacaacagcatacTGAACAGTGATGCGATCCGGCGTGGCGGTTCTTCCGAACCGATGGATCTCGGGCTGGAGGGTACCGGTgcgcacgacgacgacggcaaTAGTTCGGCTGACGAACGGAACTATTCGGACGATGAGAGCATCGCAACGCACTAG